In Salmonella enterica subsp. enterica serovar Typhimurium str. LT2, a single window of DNA contains:
- a CDS encoding putative inner membrane or exported gives MSTILKPFLLAVTLMLILIRPGFATEDGAITMVKTYSAYDYLQTRARLMHAVADHGLVLFGEFDHARAAQNVNLKMPPTTVLVFGNPKGGTPLMLAHPELALDLPFRVLISQQADGRTLVSYHPAETLQRYGLDAADIQALKKLEQLVEKSLH, from the coding sequence ATGAGCACTATTTTAAAGCCTTTTTTATTGGCGGTAACCCTGATGTTAATCTTAATAAGGCCTGGCTTTGCAACGGAGGATGGAGCGATAACCATGGTTAAAACCTACAGCGCTTATGACTATTTGCAGACCCGAGCGCGGTTGATGCACGCTGTCGCCGATCACGGTCTGGTGTTATTTGGGGAATTTGACCATGCCAGAGCGGCACAGAATGTTAACCTGAAAATGCCGCCGACAACGGTTCTGGTCTTTGGCAATCCTAAAGGCGGAACGCCTCTCATGCTGGCGCATCCCGAACTGGCGCTGGATTTACCGTTTCGGGTGCTCATTAGCCAGCAAGCCGATGGGCGAACGTTAGTCAGTTATCATCCCGCTGAAACGCTGCAACGTTATGGTCTTGATGCCGCAGACATACAGGCTTTGAAAAAACTGGAACAGCTCGTTGAAAAAAGTCTCCACTAA
- the yjiG gene encoding putative permease (similar to E. coli orf, hypothetical protein (AAC77285.1); Blastp hit to AAC77285.1 (153 aa), 96% identity in aa 1 - 153), protein MTTQVRKNVMDMFIDGARRGFTIATTNLLPNVVMAFVIIQALKITGLLDWVGHICQPVMALWGLPGEAATVLLASLMSMGGAVGVAASLATAGALSGHDVTVLLPAIYLMGNPVQNVGRCLGTAEVNAKYYPHIIAVCAINALLSIWVMQLIV, encoded by the coding sequence ATGACGACTCAGGTACGTAAGAATGTCATGGATATGTTTATCGATGGCGCACGCCGCGGTTTTACCATCGCCACGACCAACCTGTTACCCAATGTGGTCATGGCATTTGTCATTATTCAGGCGCTGAAAATTACCGGTCTGCTCGACTGGGTAGGCCATATCTGCCAGCCCGTGATGGCGTTGTGGGGGCTTCCCGGCGAAGCGGCTACGGTGCTTCTGGCTTCGCTGATGAGTATGGGCGGCGCCGTTGGCGTGGCGGCCAGTCTGGCTACCGCCGGCGCGCTAAGCGGCCACGATGTTACCGTACTACTGCCAGCCATTTACCTGATGGGAAACCCGGTACAGAATGTCGGCCGCTGTCTCGGTACTGCCGAAGTCAACGCCAAATATTACCCGCATATTATCGCAGTCTGCGCCATCAATGCGCTGCTGTCGATCTGGGTCATGCAGCTTATTGTTTAA
- the yjiE gene encoding putative LysR family transcriptional regulator (similar to E. coli putative transcriptional regulator LYSR-type (AAC77283.1); Blastp hit to AAC77283.1 (303 aa), 81% identity in aa 1 - 302), producing the protein MDVTGAGLHNIETKWLYDFLTLEKCRNFSQAAIIRNVSQPAFSRRIRALEHAVGVELFNRQVSPLQLSEQGKIFHSQVRHLLQQLESNLTELRGGSDYTLRKIKIAAAHSLSLGLLPTIVKQMPTQFTYAVEAIDVDQAVDMLREGQSDFIFSYHDENLQQAPFDNIRLFESRLFPVCANNGRGEPRYTLEQPHFPLLNYSQNSYMGRLINRTLTRHAELSFSTFFVSSMSELLKQVAMDGCGIAWLPEYAIRQEITDGRLIVLDADELVIPIQAYAYRMNTRMSQVAETFWRDLRGLQAAL; encoded by the coding sequence ATGGATGTAACTGGAGCAGGTTTGCACAATATTGAGACAAAATGGCTATATGATTTTCTGACGCTGGAAAAGTGCCGCAATTTCTCTCAGGCCGCCATTATCCGCAACGTATCGCAACCCGCTTTTAGCCGGCGGATTCGCGCCCTGGAACATGCCGTGGGCGTTGAACTGTTTAACCGACAGGTCTCGCCGCTACAGCTTTCCGAACAGGGTAAAATCTTTCACTCCCAGGTTCGCCACCTGTTACAGCAGCTGGAAAGTAATCTGACCGAACTGCGCGGCGGCAGCGATTATACGCTGCGTAAAATCAAGATTGCCGCCGCCCACTCGCTCTCCCTCGGCCTGTTGCCGACCATCGTTAAGCAGATGCCTACGCAGTTTACCTACGCCGTTGAGGCGATAGATGTCGACCAGGCGGTGGATATGTTACGTGAGGGGCAAAGCGATTTTATCTTTTCTTATCACGATGAAAACCTGCAACAAGCGCCGTTTGATAATATCCGCCTGTTTGAGTCGAGACTGTTTCCGGTTTGCGCCAACAATGGCCGGGGCGAGCCGCGCTATACGCTTGAGCAGCCGCACTTTCCCCTGCTTAATTACAGTCAGAACTCCTATATGGGCCGATTGATAAATCGTACCCTGACTCGCCATGCTGAACTGAGTTTCAGTACATTTTTCGTCTCTTCGATGAGTGAATTGTTAAAACAGGTTGCGATGGACGGCTGCGGAATCGCCTGGTTGCCCGAGTATGCTATCCGTCAGGAGATTACCGACGGGCGCCTGATAGTGCTTGATGCCGACGAACTGGTTATCCCGATCCAGGCTTATGCTTATCGCATGAATACCCGCATGAGTCAGGTAGCCGAAACATTTTGGCGCGACCTGCGTGGGCTTCAGGCCGCGCTGTAA
- the iadA gene encoding isoaspartyl dipeptidase (similar to E. coli isoaspartyl dipeptidase (AAC77284.1); Blastp hit to AAC77284.1 (390 aa), 81% identity in aa 1 - 390), with translation MPDLSAAEFTLLQGAHLFAPEDRGICDVLLANGKIIAVGAGIPGDIVPDCTVINLSGRMLCPGFIDQHVHLIGGGGEAGPTTRTPEVSLSRLTEAGITTVVGLLGTDSVSRHPASLLAKTRALNEEGITAWMLTGAYHVPSPTITGSVEKDVALIDRVIGVKCAVSDHRSAAPSGNQLASMAAESRVGGLLGGKPGVSVFHMGSSKKGLQPLYDILENSDVPIGKLLPTHVNRSESLFEQALAFALKGGVIDITTSIPDPVAPAEGIARAVKAGVPLSRVTLSSDGNGSQPLFDAAGNLTGIGVAGFESLLETLQTLVNHYGFSLANALRPLTTSVAAFLSLDGKGEIRPGNDADLLVFSADLRIEQVYARGKRMVNEGKACVKGTFEPA, from the coding sequence ATGCCTGATTTATCCGCCGCGGAGTTTACCTTATTACAGGGTGCGCACCTGTTTGCGCCAGAAGACCGGGGCATCTGCGATGTTCTACTCGCGAATGGCAAAATTATTGCCGTCGGCGCTGGCATCCCCGGCGATATCGTACCGGACTGTACGGTGATTAATCTTAGCGGCCGTATGCTGTGCCCGGGCTTTATCGACCAACACGTTCATCTGATCGGCGGCGGCGGCGAAGCGGGGCCGACGACGCGGACGCCGGAAGTCTCTCTGAGCCGCCTGACGGAAGCCGGGATAACAACGGTCGTCGGCCTGCTTGGCACCGACTCCGTCAGCCGTCATCCCGCGTCGCTGTTAGCCAAAACGCGAGCGCTAAATGAGGAGGGGATCACCGCCTGGATGCTCACGGGCGCTTATCACGTTCCGTCGCCGACCATTACTGGCTCGGTAGAAAAAGACGTCGCGCTGATCGACCGCGTCATTGGCGTGAAATGCGCAGTCTCCGACCACCGTTCCGCCGCGCCCAGCGGGAATCAACTCGCCAGCATGGCCGCCGAATCACGCGTTGGCGGCCTGCTGGGGGGCAAACCTGGTGTCAGCGTTTTTCATATGGGCAGCAGCAAAAAAGGGTTACAGCCGCTGTATGACATCCTGGAAAACAGCGACGTGCCGATCGGTAAACTGCTGCCTACCCACGTCAACCGTAGCGAATCTCTTTTCGAGCAGGCGCTGGCGTTTGCGCTTAAAGGCGGCGTGATCGACATTACCACCAGTATTCCGGATCCCGTCGCGCCGGCGGAGGGCATTGCCAGAGCGGTAAAAGCCGGCGTCCCGCTTTCCCGGGTGACGCTCAGTTCAGACGGTAACGGCAGCCAGCCGCTATTTGACGCTGCCGGAAATCTGACGGGTATCGGCGTCGCGGGCTTCGAAAGTTTGCTGGAGACGTTGCAGACGCTGGTTAACCACTACGGATTCAGCCTGGCCAATGCTCTGCGTCCGCTGACGACCAGCGTAGCCGCCTTCCTCAGTCTGGACGGCAAAGGCGAAATCCGTCCCGGTAACGATGCGGATCTGCTCGTCTTTAGCGCAGATTTACGCATTGAGCAGGTGTATGCGCGCGGCAAACGCATGGTCAATGAGGGGAAAGCCTGCGTAAAAGGTACCTTTGAACCGGCGTAA
- a CDS encoding putative cytoplasmic protein, which produces MAGKWNVLSLLAFRPCQPALPHDNHGGGMDAIYLKLDGIEGESRIKGFENQIKLIAYNHNPTKRESGEARGTYIGGLTLTKPVDLATPGLYEHYCNGKTVKEGVLTLCRRDKGAMLPFIIYTLTNVRISRMSNHGDAEGSATETVDLVYSHIRWDIPALASKSKTRRPLHRQALWR; this is translated from the coding sequence ATGGCTGGAAAATGGAACGTTCTTTCATTGTTGGCGTTCCGTCCTTGTCAGCCTGCTTTGCCGCATGATAATCACGGAGGGGGGATGGACGCCATCTATTTAAAACTGGACGGTATTGAAGGCGAAAGCCGGATCAAAGGTTTTGAAAACCAAATAAAACTTATTGCTTACAACCACAACCCGACAAAACGGGAGTCCGGCGAAGCGAGAGGGACATATATTGGAGGGTTGACGCTGACAAAGCCAGTCGATCTTGCTACACCAGGCCTCTATGAGCACTATTGTAACGGGAAAACGGTGAAAGAAGGCGTGCTGACATTATGCCGTCGTGATAAGGGCGCAATGCTGCCATTTATTATTTATACGCTCACCAATGTGCGAATTTCACGCATGAGCAATCATGGAGACGCCGAAGGCAGCGCCACGGAGACCGTGGATTTGGTTTATAGCCATATTCGCTGGGATATTCCCGCATTAGCGTCGAAAAGCAAAACACGGCGGCCTCTTCACCGACAGGCGCTGTGGCGATGA
- a CDS encoding putative cytoplasmic protein (IicA (gi|5616506)), with translation MHTFRPYSLRHSDLLYEDIPLEIREQIILLIINTLGNCSSFYDMTLYCYHNSHSDEVYRRICKTLRKEYGLFTLYAHSTSYLDEMSNLLLKTDDKRKHIDTIELAFNYIDTYLRTYEVTLGLEPDKAISELNNIFHEHSLKYRYENGRIVRLRRIKRLKNICYYLYSPGEYGFVEYDLMEAYNRLMLNDFACVVKECHAVFRSVLLRIHERKGIVYHEQDSLNTLMTNLMARGVISAEYAHKFHFLSNVLESEIFLPMAPEKSHHHYAMMLRISEELACSIYYLTERSIFFLTQRAEEDSVAP, from the coding sequence ATGCACACCTTTAGACCATACTCACTAAGGCATAGCGATCTGTTATATGAAGATATTCCGTTAGAAATACGCGAGCAAATAATCTTATTGATTATCAATACGCTAGGAAACTGCTCCTCTTTTTATGATATGACATTATACTGCTATCATAATAGTCATTCTGACGAAGTTTATCGAAGAATATGTAAAACGTTGCGCAAAGAGTATGGCTTATTCACCTTATATGCGCATTCAACGTCATATCTGGATGAAATGAGTAATCTGTTATTAAAAACAGATGATAAAAGAAAGCATATTGATACCATTGAGCTTGCTTTTAACTATATAGATACCTACCTTCGGACCTATGAAGTTACGCTTGGGTTAGAACCGGATAAGGCGATTAGTGAATTAAATAATATATTTCATGAGCATAGTTTAAAATATCGATATGAAAATGGTAGGATTGTAAGGTTGCGCAGAATAAAACGGCTTAAAAACATATGTTATTATTTGTACTCCCCTGGAGAGTATGGCTTTGTCGAATATGATCTTATGGAAGCGTATAATCGCCTGATGCTTAATGATTTTGCCTGTGTCGTAAAGGAATGTCATGCAGTCTTCAGAAGCGTTCTTCTCAGAATTCATGAGAGAAAAGGTATCGTATATCATGAACAAGATAGTTTAAATACCTTAATGACTAATCTGATGGCGAGAGGCGTTATATCTGCTGAATATGCACATAAATTTCATTTTTTAAGTAACGTGCTGGAGTCAGAAATATTTCTGCCGATGGCGCCAGAAAAATCGCATCATCACTACGCAATGATGCTCCGTATCTCTGAAGAGTTGGCCTGTAGTATCTATTATCTTACTGAGCGGAGTATATTTTTTCTTACCCAGCGGGCTGAAGAAGACAGTGTCGCGCCATAA
- a CDS encoding putative dienelactone hydrolase: MIKDTVFFAPGVSGGSNASSLSSRHRRAAIILHEIYGINAHIQRAGHEWMTRGFDIYIPALFPHHTPFRYEQQEEAYRHFSANVGFDPAVVTTLLHDLRTQYETLIVVGYSVGATLAWLSAASGLCDGVVCYYGSRIRQYLHLAPLCPTLVIVARYEPAFDPLAMRQALEKRPRVQCKMYDARHGFCDADSATFDAALSHQVMDDVTAFIRDITCANTSPDFQL; this comes from the coding sequence ATGATAAAAGACACCGTGTTTTTCGCCCCAGGCGTATCCGGGGGAAGCAACGCCTCCAGTTTGTCGAGCCGCCATCGCCGGGCAGCGATTATTCTGCATGAAATTTATGGTATTAACGCTCATATCCAACGCGCAGGCCATGAATGGATGACGCGCGGATTCGACATCTATATTCCCGCGCTGTTTCCTCACCATACCCCCTTTCGCTATGAACAGCAGGAGGAGGCTTACCGTCACTTTTCAGCAAATGTCGGCTTTGATCCCGCCGTCGTTACCACATTACTCCACGATCTCAGAACGCAGTACGAGACGCTAATCGTCGTAGGATATAGCGTCGGCGCAACGCTCGCATGGCTAAGTGCAGCCAGTGGGTTATGCGATGGCGTCGTTTGCTATTACGGTTCCCGTATACGCCAGTACCTTCATCTTGCGCCTCTCTGTCCGACACTGGTTATTGTCGCGCGTTATGAGCCAGCGTTTGATCCCCTCGCCATGCGGCAGGCGCTGGAAAAGCGCCCCCGGGTGCAGTGTAAAATGTACGATGCGCGGCACGGGTTCTGTGATGCTGATAGCGCCACCTTCGATGCCGCCTTATCGCATCAGGTAATGGACGATGTGACCGCATTTATTCGCGACATCACTTGTGCAAACACATCGCCCGATTTTCAGCTTTAG
- a CDS encoding putative aspartate racemase (similar to E. coli putative resistance proteins (AAC75879.1); Blastp hit to AAC75879.1 (230 aa), 29% identity in aa 1 - 218) has protein sequence MKHTIGILGGMGPAATADMLEKFVELRHASCDQQHIPLIVSSIPDIPDRTACLLSGGPSPYRYLERYLHMLEDAGAECIVIPCNTAHYWFDDLQNVAKARMISILDATLGDIPPSARHVGLLATNATLATGLYQKKALARGLTLIQPEDAGQALVMQAIYTLKRGDKTAAQALLLPQIDSLIARGAQAIIMGCTEIPLIVAGHERAIACPMIDSTASLVRAAIRWYESWPDTRASLTGEQRLTA, from the coding sequence ATGAAACACACCATTGGGATACTGGGGGGGATGGGACCTGCGGCAACGGCGGATATGTTGGAAAAATTTGTTGAATTGCGACATGCCAGTTGTGATCAACAACACATCCCGCTCATTGTCAGCTCTATCCCTGATATTCCCGATCGTACAGCATGTCTGTTATCCGGCGGGCCTTCGCCATACCGTTATCTGGAGCGTTATCTGCATATGCTGGAAGACGCCGGGGCGGAGTGTATCGTTATCCCATGCAACACTGCGCATTATTGGTTTGATGATTTACAGAACGTCGCGAAAGCGCGAATGATCAGCATCCTGGACGCTACCCTGGGGGATATTCCGCCATCGGCGCGGCACGTTGGGCTGCTGGCGACCAATGCGACGCTGGCGACCGGGTTATATCAAAAGAAAGCGCTGGCGCGGGGGCTGACGTTAATTCAGCCAGAAGACGCGGGGCAGGCGTTGGTAATGCAGGCTATTTATACGCTTAAACGTGGCGATAAAACTGCGGCGCAAGCGCTGCTGCTGCCGCAAATCGATAGCCTTATTGCCCGTGGCGCTCAGGCAATTATCATGGGGTGTACCGAAATTCCGCTTATTGTGGCCGGACATGAACGCGCGATAGCGTGCCCGATGATTGATTCCACAGCGTCGCTGGTGCGCGCGGCGATTCGTTGGTATGAGTCCTGGCCAGACACCCGCGCCTCTTTGACCGGGGAGCAACGCCTTACCGCCTGA
- a CDS encoding putative inner membrane protein (unknown (gi|5616505)) — MELQALRYAAMISTMSFAKACEYYQAYLWKHGIDENAKEKLLDFVELEENELADFGKDIRIVLASADFSKELTTTAIWLRDKGVDIRCVRLTPYNFKGEVLINAEQIIPVPELEEYQVRFREKRTEQIISSQKSERDYSLYKYKGKTFNKRKLALELFTDWINKHNPANIDDLKNKLSEDLQKRTVALVEQIPEKRKNRYHMQEDALIELPSGERIAISNQWGLGTIELLIDFVRQDNFVVEKVG; from the coding sequence ATGGAACTGCAGGCGCTAAGGTATGCGGCAATGATTTCAACGATGAGTTTTGCGAAAGCATGCGAATATTATCAGGCATATCTTTGGAAGCATGGGATCGATGAGAATGCAAAAGAGAAGTTACTGGATTTTGTGGAGTTAGAAGAAAACGAACTCGCTGATTTTGGTAAAGATATTCGCATCGTTCTGGCATCAGCGGATTTCAGTAAAGAATTAACGACAACCGCAATATGGCTAAGAGATAAAGGTGTCGATATTCGCTGTGTTCGCTTAACGCCTTACAACTTTAAGGGTGAAGTGCTGATTAATGCTGAACAAATAATACCAGTCCCTGAACTGGAAGAATATCAGGTCAGATTCAGAGAGAAACGCACGGAACAAATTATTAGCAGTCAAAAGTCGGAGAGGGATTATTCCTTATATAAATATAAAGGAAAAACCTTCAATAAACGGAAGCTTGCACTTGAACTTTTCACTGACTGGATTAATAAACATAATCCTGCGAATATAGATGATCTCAAGAATAAATTGAGTGAAGACTTACAGAAAAGAACAGTAGCACTGGTTGAGCAGATCCCTGAAAAAAGGAAAAACAGATATCATATGCAGGAAGATGCGTTGATTGAGTTGCCGTCCGGTGAGCGTATTGCTATATCGAATCAATGGGGGTTAGGGACTATAGAACTGCTTATTGATTTTGTTCGTCAGGATAATTTTGTAGTTGAAAAAGTAGGTTGA
- the uxuR gene encoding transcriptional repressor for uxu operon (similar to E. coli regulator for uxu operon (AAC77280.1); Blastp hit to AAC77280.1 (257 aa), 89% identity in aa 1 - 257), with protein sequence MKSNTSQQRPYQEVGAMIRDLIVQTPYRPGERLPPEREIAERLNVTRTVVREALIMLEIKGLVEVRRGAGIYVLDSADNNEMEGADVNHCNDAGPFELLQARQLLESNIAEFAALQATREDIIKMRQALQLEERELASSAPGGSESGDMQFHLAIAEATHNSMLVELFRQSWQWRENNPMWLQLHSHLGDTLYRKEWLVDHKQILAALIKKDARAAKLAMWQHLENVKQRLLEFSNVDDIYFDGYLFESWPLDNVDA encoded by the coding sequence ATGAAATCAAACACTTCTCAGCAAAGACCTTACCAGGAAGTGGGCGCAATGATACGGGATCTGATTGTTCAGACGCCGTACCGCCCCGGGGAGCGCTTGCCGCCGGAAAGAGAGATCGCTGAGAGGCTCAATGTGACGCGTACCGTCGTGCGTGAAGCGCTGATCATGCTGGAAATTAAAGGTCTGGTTGAAGTCCGCCGCGGCGCCGGGATCTACGTGCTCGACAGCGCGGATAATAACGAGATGGAAGGCGCTGACGTCAATCACTGTAATGACGCCGGGCCTTTTGAACTGTTGCAGGCGCGTCAGTTGCTGGAAAGCAATATCGCTGAATTTGCCGCTCTGCAGGCCACCCGCGAAGACATCATTAAAATGCGCCAGGCGTTACAACTGGAAGAGCGAGAGCTCGCCTCCAGCGCGCCGGGCGGCTCAGAAAGCGGCGATATGCAGTTTCATCTGGCCATTGCCGAAGCGACCCATAACAGTATGTTGGTAGAGCTCTTCCGTCAGTCCTGGCAATGGCGTGAAAATAATCCGATGTGGCTCCAGCTTCATAGCCATCTGGGCGATACGCTTTACCGTAAGGAGTGGCTGGTCGATCATAAGCAGATCCTCGCGGCGTTAATTAAGAAAGACGCCCGCGCAGCGAAGCTGGCGATGTGGCAGCACCTGGAAAACGTGAAGCAGCGTCTGCTGGAGTTTTCCAATGTTGATGACATCTACTTTGATGGCTATCTGTTTGAGTCATGGCCGCTGGACAACGTTGATGCCTGA
- the trpS2 gene encoding putative tryptophanyl-tRNA synthetase (similar to E. coli tryptophan tRNA synthetase (AAC76409.1); Blastp hit to AAC76409.1 (334 aa), 26% identity in aa 2 - 329) yields the protein MNTLPIILTGDRPTGSLHLGHYVGSLRQRVALQQDHQQYVLIADLQGLTDNGSNPQKIRDNIPQVLADYLAVGIDPTLTTICLQSALPALAELTVLYMNIVTVARVERNPTVKNEIAQKGFTRSLPVGFMAYPISQAADITAFKAEMVPVGDDQLPMIEQTNEIVHKMNSLFSSPVLRPCQALLSDTGRLPGIDGSAKMSKSLGNTLLLSASEETIHRAVSAMYTDPNHLKISDPGKIEGNVVFTWLDAFHPDKAKVAAMKAHYQQGGLGDRVCKNELETCLQELIAPIRERRATFIADKGMLMELLKKGSERAHEVTQKTLQEVKRGLGLPTLFQV from the coding sequence ATGAACACCCTTCCTATCATTCTGACTGGCGATCGCCCCACCGGCTCGCTGCACCTCGGCCATTATGTCGGTTCACTGCGCCAGCGCGTCGCGCTACAGCAGGATCACCAACAGTATGTCCTGATTGCCGACCTGCAGGGACTCACCGATAACGGCAGTAATCCGCAAAAAATCCGCGATAATATTCCGCAAGTGTTAGCTGACTATCTGGCCGTCGGCATCGATCCCACGCTGACGACGATCTGCCTGCAATCCGCGTTACCCGCCCTCGCCGAATTAACGGTGCTGTATATGAATATTGTTACCGTCGCCCGAGTGGAGCGTAATCCTACGGTAAAAAATGAGATTGCCCAAAAAGGCTTTACCCGTTCCCTGCCGGTCGGGTTCATGGCGTATCCCATTAGCCAGGCGGCAGATATCACCGCCTTTAAGGCCGAAATGGTACCGGTTGGCGACGACCAATTGCCCATGATTGAGCAAACGAATGAGATCGTTCATAAGATGAATAGTCTTTTCTCCTCGCCGGTATTGCGACCCTGTCAGGCGCTCCTGAGCGATACGGGTCGTCTGCCCGGCATTGACGGCAGCGCCAAGATGTCGAAATCGCTCGGCAATACCCTGCTTCTTTCCGCCAGCGAAGAGACCATCCACCGTGCGGTCAGCGCGATGTACACCGATCCCAATCATTTAAAAATTAGCGATCCGGGAAAAATAGAAGGTAACGTCGTCTTTACGTGGCTGGATGCGTTTCATCCGGATAAAGCCAAAGTCGCGGCGATGAAAGCACATTATCAACAAGGCGGATTAGGCGACCGTGTCTGTAAAAATGAGCTGGAGACCTGCCTGCAAGAACTGATCGCGCCCATACGCGAACGACGGGCAACCTTTATTGCAGATAAGGGAATGCTAATGGAATTACTGAAAAAAGGTAGCGAGCGGGCCCATGAGGTCACTCAAAAGACGCTACAGGAAGTAAAACGTGGACTGGGTCTGCCCACGCTATTCCAGGTATAA
- a CDS encoding putative cytoplasmic protein: MKVIWTVTPVGYQRIAKRCPSCSVKRDFTPSGAFRVNSQKKVLDVWSIYKCTHCDYTWNISLFSRLPVSKINRDLYCRLMANDAATVQYFAYDNAILKRNNAELSGQPDFHIQERWLVSIASHKQVSVSVRISRSFQVSLLSILKKQLLLSAAEIKRRIETGQISGVTMKMLKSRKLKNAKYDLQLSVETLYDRRRIVLTCR; this comes from the coding sequence ATGAAAGTCATATGGACTGTCACTCCTGTGGGGTATCAGCGCATAGCGAAACGTTGCCCTTCATGCAGCGTAAAACGGGACTTCACGCCTTCTGGGGCATTTCGGGTTAATTCGCAAAAGAAGGTACTCGATGTCTGGAGTATCTATAAATGCACACACTGCGATTACACCTGGAATATCTCCCTGTTCTCACGCCTACCAGTCAGCAAAATTAACCGCGATCTTTATTGCCGGCTGATGGCGAATGATGCTGCCACGGTGCAATATTTTGCTTATGACAACGCGATCCTGAAGCGAAACAATGCTGAATTATCGGGGCAGCCTGATTTTCACATTCAGGAACGGTGGCTGGTCAGTATCGCCTCCCACAAGCAGGTCAGTGTTAGCGTCAGGATTTCCCGTTCTTTTCAGGTCAGCCTGCTGTCGATTTTGAAGAAGCAACTCCTGCTAAGCGCAGCCGAAATCAAGAGACGGATTGAAACAGGGCAAATAAGTGGCGTCACGATGAAAATGCTTAAATCGCGAAAACTGAAGAATGCGAAATATGATTTGCAGCTCTCAGTTGAAACACTGTATGACCGGCGAAGGATTGTTCTGACCTGTCGATAA